A part of Cryptococcus neoformans var. neoformans JEC21 chromosome 4 sequence genomic DNA contains:
- a CDS encoding transcription factor, putative: MEGFDLPMSFGKKSKAGNSNLKAKVENTKRADIPTPVKEEKPEEEVPGPSISTSGRKTEAEEEDDEEIGPIPPSATGKRKAEENDASDDEQEAEEEVDRLPISHEIILKDHTKVVSALAVDPSGARIATGSHDYDTKLWDFGGMDHRLKPFKSFEANGNYYVHDLSYSPDGQQLLVISGTVHPKVFNRNGEDEMEFNKGDVYLRDMKNTNGHTAEINAGAWHPTDKSIFLTCSNDSTLRIWDTSNKRKQKQVIVVKSKERGARTKVTACAWSPDGKWIAGVCLDGTLHIWDTSSNFARPKYSCENAHPKNTETTGVAFSRDGLRVATRGGDDTVKLWDIRSIRNPLAVAKNLDNLYPETNIIFSPDDTQILTGTAAPKGQKGGLVFLNSKDLKEERRIAIGDGSVVRVLWHSRINQIFATLSTGGVHVLYSPNSSIHGALLPLAKLPKTAPRDPSFSTVDLKPVIYTPDALPMYQEQGHRESLHQKEKKAKKMKPMEPVSGVGRAGRLGASETQSFVHSMYPETLKFEDPREALLKYASKEEQEKKKQEM, encoded by the exons ATGGAGGGCTTCGACCTCCCTATGAGTTTTGGCAAAAAATCCAAGGCAGGAAACTCGAACCTCAAGGCGAAGGTGGAGAACACGAAGCGAGCAGACATCCCTACACCAGTTAAAGAAGAAAAgcctgaagaagaagtaccAGGACCTTCAATATCTACATCAGGGAGGAAGACAGAggccgaggaggaagacgacgaggagATTGGGCCCATACCGCCTTCTGCGACTGGAAAGCGTAAGGCTGAGGAGAATGATGCgagtgatgatgagcaagaggcagaagaagaggttgatAGGCTACCTATATCGCATGAGATTATCCTGAAAGATCACACAAAG GTCGTCTCTGCCCTTGCGGTCGATCCTTCTGGTGCTCGTATCGCTACTGGTTCGCACGACTATGATACGAAACTCTGGGATTTTGGTGGTATGGACCATCGCTTAAAACCATTCAAGAGCTTTGAAGCGAATGGGAATTACTAC GTTCATGACTTATCATACTCTCCTGACGGCCAACAACTCCTTGTAATATCGGGAACTGTGCATCCAAAAGTGTTTAACCGTAATGGTGAGGACGA GATGGAATTCAACAAGGGTGACGTCTATCTGCGCGATATGAAGAATACCAA TGGCCATACTGCCGAAATCAATGCTGGTGCTTGGCACCCTACAGATAaatccatcttcctcacctGCTCCAACGACTCTACACTCAGAATATGGGACACATCAAATAAACGAAAGCAGAAACAGGTCATCGTTGTTAAATCCAAAGAACGTGGTGCCCGAACTAAAGTGACGGCCTGCGCTTGGAGTCCAGATGGTAAATGGATCGCTGGAG TTTGTTTGGATGGAACATTGCACATCTGGGATACTTCGTCAAACTTTGCGCGACCAAAATATTCTTGCGAGAATGCCCATCCAAAGAACACTGAGACGACTGGTGTCGCATTCTCCAGGGATGGGCTCAGAGTTGCTACTCGAGGGGGGGACGATACAGTTAAGC TTTGGGACATCCGCTCAATTCGAAACCCTCTGGCTGTCGCTAAAAACCTCGACAATCTTTACCCCGAAACTAatatcatcttctcccctgACGACACCCAAATCCTGACCGGTACCGCTGCTCCCAAGGGCCAAAAAGGCGGCTTGGTATTCTTGAACAGCAAGGACCTGAAAGAAGAGCGGCGGATCGCTATCGGGGATGGAAGTGTAGTGAGAGTTTTGTGGCATTCACGTATCAACCAAATCTTCGCCACCCTCTCCACAGGCGGTGTTCACGTTCTCTATTCTCCCAATTCATCTATTCACGGTgcccttctccctctcgccAAGCTCCCCAAAACCGCCCCACGCgatccatccttctccactGTCGATCTTAAACCCGTCATCTACACTCCTGATGCTTTACCGATGTATCAGGAACAAGGCCATAGGGAGAGTTTGCatcagaaggagaagaaggcgaagaagatgaagccgATGGAACCTGTTAGTGGTGTGGGTAGGGCAGGAAGGCTAGGAGCGAGTGAGACGCAGAGCTTTGTGCATAGCATGTACCCCGAAACGCTCAAATTTGAGGAT CCGAGAGAAGCGTTGCTCAAGTACGcgagcaaagaagaacaggagaagaagaaacaggaGATGTAG